In Leishmania mexicana MHOM/GT/2001/U1103 complete genome, chromosome 20, one genomic interval encodes:
- a CDS encoding putative protein kinase, whose amino-acid sequence MRMPSVFTAPSTYMADLEVCAATAYQAHSEAAIAGGSDTCKPAATTASPLPGPARPRLTPHAVNADAHGARELSISSTAVAPAYQLRGELGRGQYGCVYLVEECVHHHLFAVKATYDPMQVAALREQQRRQERQQQKPSKGSGGCVREAAFWPCVPHEEDHAVVPFPPQLRHFSNEVMCLRECHSPFIVRLEGADKGENGEDLLIMEYVDCGDLRREIRRRCAAGTPFTETEAVFVFLQLCLAVDHLHHLNILHHDLKPENIMLSSTGIIKLGDFGFAKKYTEPVSHRVASTGCGTPYYLSPEALRGDRYSLKSEMWSLGVILYELLALTGPFAAATRAELRAHVHNADYAKLPTIYSNDLRSVCYQLLTLDPDQRPSTRDLFQDNEYLREQLNALRRISECSVNMSTEEKGSMFHSISAALRRKPPSAKGPATASFNLGWGGSYQISSHGQGSARPEAGPKPRVERPAAMMPVARTRNVC is encoded by the coding sequence ATGAGGATGCCATCGGTCTTTACTGCACCATCGACGTACATGGCCGACCTCGAAGTCTGCGCGGCGACTGCATACCAGGCGCACTCCGAAGCCGCCATCGCAGGTGGCAGCGATACATGCAAGCcagcggccaccaccgcctcaccGCTACCGGGGCCCGCACGGCCGCGTTTGACGCCGCACGCTGTGAACGCGGATGCACATGGTGCAAGGGAGCTGTCGATCAGCAGCACGGCTGTAGCGCCGGCTTATCAGCTACGCGGCGAGCTCGGCCGTGGCCAGTACGGTTGTGTCTACTTGGTGGAAGAGTGCGTGCACCACCATCTGTTCGCTGTGAAGGCTACTTACGACCCGATGCAAGTAGCTGCCTTGCGTGAACAACAGAGGCGCCAggagcggcaacagcagaagCCGTCCAAGGGCTCCGGTGGCTGCGTTCGAGAGGCAGCATTCTGGCCGTGCGTGCCACACGAGGAGGACCACGCTGTGGTACCGTTTCCACCCCAACTGCGGCACTTCAGCAACGAGGTTATGTGTCTGCGGGAGTGCCACTCGCCTTTCATTGTCCGCCTTGAGGGGGCCGATAAAGGCGAGAACGGTGAGGATTTGCTTATCATGGAATACGTCGACTGCGGGGATCTTCGCCGAGAGAttcggcgacggtgcgccgCGGGCACGCCCTTTACCGAGACAGAAGCCGTCTTTGTGTTCCTGCAGCTCTGTCTGGCTGTCGATCACTTGCATCATCTGAACATCTTGCATCACGACTTGAAGCCAGAGAACATTATGCTCAGCAGCACAGGGATCATCAAGCTCGGAGACTTTGGTTTTGCAAAGAAGTACACGGAGCCGGTGTCCCATCGTGTCGCATCGACTGGGTGCGGCACTCCGTACTACCTCAGCCCTGAGGCCCTCCGTGGCGACCGGTACTCCCTGAAAAGCGAGATGTGGTCCCTCGGTGTCATCCTCTACGAACTCCTGGCACTCACTGGCCCttttgctgctgcgacgcgcgcggagctgcgAGCCCATGTCCACAACGCCGACTACGCCAAGCTGCCGACAATCTACTCGAATGACCTGCGGTCCGTGTGCTACCAACTACTGACCCTCGACCCCGACCAGCGCCCCTCGACGCGCGACCTGTTCCAGGACAACGAGTACCTGCGCGAACAGCTCAACGCGCTACGCCGCATCTCCGAGTGCTCCGTGAATATGAGCACGGAGGAGAAAGGCTCCATGTTTCATTCCATTAGTGCCGCACTGCGCCGCAAGCCGCCGAGCGCGAAAGggcccgccaccgcctcgttTAACCTTGGATGGGGTGGCAGCTACCAAATTAGCTCTCATGGCCAGGGCAGCGCAAGACCCGAAGCGGGGCCGAAGCCTCGAGTTGAGAGGCCGGCAGCGATGATGCCGGTTGCGCGGACCCGCAATGTATGCTAA
- a CDS encoding glucokinase 1-like protein: protein MSLTVEIQLEQLAPTIKGDASWSTGPIYVVCDVGGTNARVGFAQGAQHDRSGLHIIYVRFKVTKHDIRQLLEFFDAVLQHLKKNLPNRAAHFLRRVASGAVSVPGPVTNGQLGGPFNNLKGIAQLADYPAELFPKGRSALLNDLEAGSYGVLALSNAGMLSDYFKVMWKGTQWDALSEGKPVGSTIGRGRCMVVAPGTGVGSSLIHYVGVSDSYVVLALECGCLSMSWCANEDSKYVQALAGYMASKARVKGLGSTVAPIWEAATNGSGLEFNYAYEKEGPKASALLKSAHEVAKLAKGGSDPAAMAAMDRLYKNLMGLTAETTMQFLPLTCVLMGDSIVSNSFYFDNPENVKRLKARINEHTMERQLKFLSRTTFLRQVRSVNINLLGCLGFGSQLSNPADQLAPTKSHL from the coding sequence ATGTCCCTCACAGTTGAGATCCAACTCGAGCAGCTGGCCCCGACCATCAAGGGCGACGCCTCCTGGTCCACCGGCCCCATCTACGTTGTGTGCGATGTTGGCGGCACGAACGCGCGTGTCGGCTTTGCTCAAGGGGCGCAGCATGACAGAAGCGGGCTGCACATCATCTATGTCCGCTTCAAGGTGACGAAGCACGACATCCGCCAGCTACTGGAGTTTTTCGATGCGGTGCTGCAACACCTGAAGAAGAACCTGCCCAACCGCGCTGCCCACTTCCTGCGTCGTGTCGCGTCTGGTGCCGTGAGTGTGCCAGGGCCTGTCACCAACGGACAGCTCGGCGGGCCCTTCAACAACCTGAAGGGCATTGCGCAGCTGGCGGACTACCCAGCGGAGCTGTTCCCAAAGGGCCGCAGCGCGCTTCTGAACGATCTGGAGGCTGGCTCCTATGGCGTGCTGGCGCTGAGCAACGCCGGCATGCTGTCCGACTACTTCAAGGTCATGTGGAAGGGCACGCAGTGGGATGCGCTGTCGGAGGGCAAGCCCGTCGGCAGTACCATCGGCCGCGGACGCTGCATGGTCGTGGCCCccggcaccggcgtcggCTCTTCTCTCATCCACTACGTGGGTGTCTCGGACAGCTACGTCGTGCTGGCACTGGAGTGCGGCTGTTTGTCCATGTCTTGGTGCGCCAACGAGGACTCTAAGTACGTGCAGGCACTTGCCGGCTACATGGCATCCAAGGCGCGTGTGAAGGGCCTGGGCTCGACGGTGGCCCCCATCTGGGAGGCTGCGACAAACGGTAGCGGGTTGGAGTTCAACTACGCGTACGAGAAGGAGGGGCCGAAGGCATCCGCCCTCCTCAAGTCCGCTCACGAGGTAGCCAAGCTCGCCAAAGGTGGCAGCGACCCGGCCGCCATGGCAGCCATGGACCGTCTCTACAAGAACCTCATGGGCCTCACGGCTGAGACGACGATGCAGTTCTTGCCGCTGACGTGTGTGCTGATGGGCGACAGCATCGTTTCCAACAGCTTCTACTTCGATAACCCAGAGAATGTGAAGAGACTGAAGGCTCGCATAAACGAGCACACGATGGAGCGGCAGTTAAAGTTCTTGAGTCGCACCACATTCCTTCGCCAGGTGCGCAGTGTGAACATCAACCTGCTGGGCTGCCTTGGATTTGGTAGCCAGCTCTCCAATCCAGCAGATCAGTTAGCGCCAACCAAGTCACACTTGTGA
- a CDS encoding putative endonuclease V, producing MDEKPPPPPPPQQDSARKVAANALGRSAEVHAPKVPLSAAAPQPSEEKRREWEAEQLRVALLADVPRTEYYYCRHLSNHGNGTVQLNAPHNEGGAPDEAFVHQRFALPNFEASLLLPPQTGVTDNSEAHDVDSTICNPSSLNSPWEALWCQLRFDKARQSAAAVAQQLPTLTFVGGVDISFIPGSDDGVACLAILRYPSMEHVKTYMHRCTLREPYMSGFLAFREIQPVCELFDSVRVELLATQTMPHLLIVDGNGVQHPRRCGLATHLGVALDIPTIGCSKKMLQLDGLTREGVETALETLGEAASSSPSLPRLLPLLGTSSPTQLYGYAVHGHLNSVKKCIYVSPGHCVGFAVAAALVMTMLRHRIPEPIRAADLGSRAYISDAFASATATNSHPP from the coding sequence ATGGATGAgaagccgccaccgccgccgccgccgcagcaggacTCTGCGAGGAAAGTCGCTGCTAACGCTCTTGGGCGATCTGCCGAAGTACACGCACCAAAAGTGCCCCTTTCAGCCGCAGCCCCGCAGCCCAgtgaagagaagaggagggagtgggaggcggagcagctccgcgttGCGCTGCTGGCAGATGTACCGCGCACAGAGTACTACTACTGCCGCCACCTTAGCAACCACGGCAACGGTACAGTACAGTTGAATGCGCCCCACAACGAGGGTGGAGCGCCGGATGAGGCTTTCGTGCACCAACGGTTCGCGTTGCCGAATTTCGAGGCTAGCTTGTTGTTACCCCCGCAGACAGGCGTGACAGACAACAGTGAAGCGCACGACGTCGACTCGACAATATGCAACCCATCAAGCCTCAACTCCCCCTGGGAAGCCCTGTGGTGTCAGCTCCGGTTTGACAAGGCCCGGCAaagcgcggctgccgtcgcgcagcagctgccaaCACTCACGTTCGTCGGCGGTGTAGACATCTCTTTCATCCCTGGCTCGGACGACGGTGTCGCCTGCCTCGCTATCTTGCGCTATCCATCCATGGAGCACGTCAAGACGTACATGCACCGGTGCACGCTTCGGGAGCCGTACATGTCCGGCTTTCTTGCCTTCCGCGAGATCCAGCCCGTTTGCGAGCTCTTCGACTCTGTGCGAGTagagctgctggcgacgcAGACGATGCCGCATCTGCTTATCGTGGATGGGAACGGCGTGCAGCATCCCCGCCGGTGCGGACTGGCAACGCACCTGGGTGTGGCGCTCGACATACCGACGATTGGGTGCTCAAAGAagatgctgcagctggaTGGGCTGACACGGGAGGGAGTAGAGACAGCGCTGGAGACGTTGGGCGAGGCAGCATCGAGCAGCCcatctcttcctcgtcttctGCCTCTGCTGGGCACGTCGTCGCCAACGCAGCTCTACGGCTACGCCGTGCACGGGCACCTGAACAGCGTTAAAAAGTGCATCTATGTCTCTCCAGGCCACTGCGTTGGCtttgccgttgccgctgcactGGTAATGACGATGCTACGTCACCGCATCCCAGAGCCGATCCGTGCTGCCGACCTCGGCTCCAGGGCTTACATCAGCGACGCATTCGCGTCGGCGACCGCTACCAACTCGCACCCACCCTAG
- a CDS encoding putative glyceraldehyde 3-phosphate dehydrogenase,cytosolic — protein MVKVGINGFGRIGRVVFRAAQTRPDIEIVGINDLLDVEYMAYSLKYDSTHGRFNGAAEVRDGALVVNGKTIRVTSERDPANLKWGEIGVEVVVESTGLFLTQETAHKHIEAGAKRVVMTGPPKDDTPMFVIGVNHTTYNGQPIISNASCTTNCLAPLAKVVNEKYGIVEGLMTTVHATTATQKTVDGPSLKDWRGGRGASQNIIPSSTGAAKAVGKVYPALNGKLTGMAFRVPTANVSVVDLTVRLEKPATYKDICAAIKAAAEGEMKGILGYTDDEVVSSDFNGVPLTSVFDVKAGLSLNEHFVKLVSWYDNETGYSHKVLDLVLYTSAR, from the coding sequence ATGGTCAAAGTGGGCATCAACGGCTTCGGACGCATCGGCCGCGTCGTCTTTCGGgcagcgcagacgcgccCCGACATTGAAATTGTCGGCATCAACGACCTGCTGGATGTCGAGTACATGGCCTACAGTCTCAAGTACGACTCCACGCATGGCCGCTTTAATGGCGCGGCGGAGGTGAGAGACGGGGCACTTGTCGTGAATGGAAAGACCATCCGCGTCACGAGCGAGCGTGATCCGGCGAACCTCAAGTGGGGCGAGATTGGTGTggaagtggtggtggagtCAACTGGCTTATTCCTCACGCAGGAGACGGCCCACAAGCACATTGAAGCAGGAGCAAAGCGCGTCGTCATGACGGGACCGCCGAAAGACGACACACCGATGTTCGTGATAGGTGTGAACCACACAACGTACAATGGACAGCCCATTATATCGAACGCGTCGTGTACGACGAACTGCCTCGCCCCTCTGGCAAAGGTGGTGAACGAGAAGTACGGCATTGTCGAAGGTCTCATGACCACCGTGCacgcgacgacggcaacgcAGAAGACGGTGGATGGCCCTTCCCTAAAAGACTGgcgtggtggccgcggcgCGTCGCAGAACAtcatcccctcctccacgggAGCTGCCAAGGCCGTGGGCAAGGTGTACCCGGCGCTGAACGGCAAGCTGACTGGTATGGCCTTCCGCGTCCCAACGGCGAACGTGTCGGTGGTCGACCTCACCGTGCGTCTGGAGAAGCCTGCAACGTACAAGGACATCTGTGCTGCAATCAAGGCCGCAGCCGAGGGCGAGATGAAAGGTATTCTCGGCTACACCGACGACGAGGTCGTGTCTTCCGACTTCAACGGTGTGCCGCTGACCTCTGTCTTTGACGTCAAGGCCGGCCTCTCGCTGAACGAGCACTTTGTCAAGCTCGTGTCTTGGTACGACAACGAAACGGGCTACTCGCACAAGGTACTCGATCTCGTTCTCTACACGTCCGCGCGCTAA